Sequence from the Pedobacter sp. D749 genome:
TAAAATCTGCACTCTTGGGCAGTTCTGTAACCATTCCGATTAGAAATGGCAGATTGGCGCTTGGTACCTGGCAGGGAATTTACCTTTGCGAACACCGCAACCATGGAGGACAAAGAAGATTAATTATTACTGCCTGGGGAGAATAAATTATTCTTTTTTCACTTCTTCCATAATTTCAGGATGATTATCCTGTATAGATTTTCCATCCATTTCTACTTCAATTTCTTTGGTGGTAACCGCATAATGAGAAGGGTAAATCTCAGATCCAAAAGCAACAGCATAAGCCTTCGTAAACTCAGCCCCGAAATATAAAATAATAGAAGAATAATAAGTCCATAAAAGCACCACAACCAATGAGCCCGTTGCACCATAAGTACTTCCCACATTGCTTTGCCCAATATAAATTGAGATCGCAAATTTGCCGATCATAAATAGGACAGCAGTTACTATTGCTCCTGCGATTACATCACGCCATTTTATAATTGCATCGGGTAATACCTTAAATATTACGCCAAATATTAATGAAATAACAGCCAGGGTTACAATTTGGTTAACGATGTAAAATACGATAACAGATACTTCGGCAAAGCGCGCCTGCAAACGGTTACTAAATGCATCAAGCACAGAGGTAACTGCTAAAGAAACCAGTAGTACAAAACCTAAACTGATGATTACCGAAAATGAAAGGAAACGGTTTTGTAACAATTTCACCCACCCTCTTTTTGGTTTAGGCTTTAAACCCCAAATGGTATTAATCGAATCCTGAATATCGCCAAAAACAGTAGTTGCACCAATGAGTAGGGTGATGATACCAATAATTAAAGCGATGGTGCTTTTCCCATCCAGATAAGCATTCTTGATTAATTGCTGTAAAGAAATGGCCGATTCTCTACCTAAAAACCCTTCAAGCTGGGCATAAACCTGTCCTTCGGCCATTTCCCTCCCTAAAAATATACCGCATAACGAAATAATAACCACAAGTAGTGGCGCCATAGAAAACACCGTATAGTAAGCTAATGAGCCGCTGAGCTTCGTTACTTTGTGATCATTAAATCCTGTAAACGATGCTTTTAAAACGCCCCATATTCCTTTTAAAGTGATTTTCCGCTTTTCCATAAACAAACTATTTAAGATAAGATGCCCTAAACTTAAACCGCTTATTTTTTGAATTGTTTGTTAATTAATTAACGAAGGCAAGGATATGAGGAAATCAAATGCAACAAAAAAGCTCCGGTTTTAGTCGGAGCTTTTTCTTTATCGATAAGTCATTTTAGTTTTATTTGGCCTTAATCCATAAAGCTAGATCATTAACCAAGGTTTCAGATACGCTTACAGCAGCCTGATATTGAGCCATGGTACCTTTTTCGGTTTGTGAACTTAACAGGTGATTTAAATCAGGGTAAAATTTAAGAAACACGTTTTTCTTTTTATTCAAAGCAGCGCTCCATAAATCAAAATCTACTTTACCTACCTGAAAATCATTACCACCTTGCAATACGTAGATTTTAAGTTTCGAAAGACTTTTAGCTACAGCAACCTGATTGTAGGCATTTAAATCTGTCCAATATTTAGCTGGCAACCCTAAAATTACAGAATCAGGTTTTATAGTAGTTCCCAACTGTGAAATTCTACTTTTATTAATTTCCACATCAGCATCTGCCAATTGTTTTTTAAAGGCAGCTGTTGTATCATTAGCCTGATCGAACATATACTTATTCTGATCAACAATAATATCTGTGAGTTTTCTCGCAGGTGCTGCCGCCAAAATAATTCCTGCTAAATCAGGTGTAAGTGTTGCAATTTTAGGTGCTAACATTCCGCCTAAACTATGACCGAATACATAAACCGCTTTAGGATTAGCACCAACAACTGTTTTTGCAAGTGCAATAGCCGCAGTTGCATCATCCAGGACTTCTTCTTTTACGGTAAAAGTCTTATTAAATTCGTTAGGATAAATTAAAGTTCTTTTTACGTATCGAACTGAAGCAATGCCTTTGGAGGCTAAACCGCCAGCCAAATCTTTAAAAGGCTTATTCACACCAACAGTTTCATCCATATCAGCAGGTCCGGAGCCGTGTACAAAAACCACTACAGGAAAATTTTTGGCATTTTTTGGGGTGGTAATAATGGCTGCCAATTGTTTTCCTGCCGGCCCAATATATACTGATTTTTCCTGGTATAAACTGGTATCAACATAAGTTGGCTTTAAATAAGAAGATGTTTTCCGCGAAGGTGCCAGAAAGATTCCGACAATTTTCTGTTGTTTATTAAAACCTAAAATAAAGTTCTGATCGCCGTTAACAAATTTACCTTCAACCGTTACCGCGAAAAACTCGCCCTGAGCTTTACTTTGAACGGCATCTAACGATTCTGCCTTTCCATATTTTGTTCCGATATCTCCCCAAAGTTTCTTTAAGTTTTCTTCTGTTAATTTCGTTTTCAAGGTATCATCAAAGAAAGCATGGGCATCTTTAAACTTCTCCTCCTGTAACAGTTTAAAAAAGTCGTTTGCACCGTTAAACAGCTGGATCACATTCTGAGAAAATGCTGAAGTGGTAAATAATAAAGCAATTATGAATAAAAGGCTCTTTTTCATTCGTGTAATATTGTTTTTAGGGTGATTAAACCATATGATTCCACATTAAATCTGGAATCATAATCGTTTTATTGTTGTGTTTGGTTGTTTGCAATACCCAAAGTTAACAATATTTGGTTCTGAAAAGCCTCTAATTAAACTAACCATTTAGTTTTAACTATTTTTAACATTTGCTTTAATTTTTTTCCATAAAATGTAAGGAATAAACATAATAACCAAAGCAACAAGTGGTGGGATCAGCAGCGATACCCTGTCGCCAACAAATGCCCTGGAGGCAAAAGCGCCAATAAAATTGATGGCAAAACCTGCATAAGCCCATTCTTTAATGGCTGTATATTTATTCTGTAAAATTGATACTGCCCCAAGCAATTTTGCAATGCCAACAATGATGAGCAGATAAATTGGATAACCAAGGTGTTTAAGCACTTCTTTGCCTGCTTCCTGTTGAGTAATTCCTCCAATGCCATCCATAATCATCATTAAAGCAAAAATAATGGTGGCAATCCAATACCACGTTTTTAGCTTCTTCATATTTATCTGTTTTTATCGTAATTTATTAACCAGTTATTCCCAAAACGGTCTGTTAAATCGCCTAAAAGTGCGCCCCAAAAGGTTTCCTGTAAAAGGTGCGAGGCTCTGCCACCAACTGAAAGTTTATGGTAAAAAGCTTTTGCCTCTTCTTCAGAATTGCAGTTGAGCATCATAGCTACGGAGTTTCCTTTTACAAGCCCCCTTTCTTCAACCATATCAGTACCCATAATTACCATTTCATCTTTAACTAAAACGGCATGCATCACGCTCCTTCGTATGATATTGGGCATTTTTTCAGCAAAAGCTGATTCTCCAATGGTTTCGAGTATTAACTCTCCACCGAGGCAATCCTGGTAAAAAGTCATTGCTTCCCGGCAATTCCCATTAAAAGTGAGATATGAATTTATGCTAGCCATTTTGTTTCTATTTATTTGATGTCATTCAGCAATCATTTCCTCTATTATACACTTTGACATCAGCCTTAACAGTGCAAACATACTGGGAGATTACAGCAAACTGAACACGTAGAAACGACAATTGCGGGGGTTGTTTACGACAATTAGCCTCGTTATATTTGAATGATGAAACATGTATCTATCTTGATTCCAGAGACTGCCGTGATTGAAGCCATTGCAGATCCCCGCTATCTGTTTACCGCTGTTAATGAATTTTTACAGGCATCGGGCAAACTTTCGCTTTTCAAAGTTGAACTTGTAGGAATGACGAAGGAAGTAAGGCTGAATAATAGTCTTTTCTCTGTGCATGCCGATAAACTGTTACACGAGGTTGAACATACCGACCTTATTTTTGTGCCGGCCATTAGCGGAAATATAGGTTATGCAATGGAAGCAAACCAGGATTTATTGCCATGGATTATAAAGCAGCATGCTAAAGGTGCAGAAGTGGCTTCACTTTGTCTTGGTGCATTTATATTGGCCTCAACAGGTTTGTTAAACGGCCGGAAATGTTCTACACATTGGTTGTTTGCCAATCAGTTTAGAGAGATGTTTCCTGAAGTAGAGCTGGTAGATGGCAGTATAATTACCGATGCTCAGGGTTTATACTCCAGCGGTGGTGCAAACTCCTACTGGAATTTACTTTTATATTTAGTTGAAAAACATACAGATAGAGATACCGCCATTTTAGCGGCCAAATACTTTGCCATAGATATCGATCGCGAAAGTCAGCTGGCTTTTATGATGTTTCAGGGGCAAAAAGGTCATGAAGATGCTAAAATTAAAAAAGCGCAGGAATTTATTGATGGCAATTACCAGGAACGGATTACGGTAGATCAACTGGCCGATATGCTGGCATTGGGGCGAAGGAGTTTTGAGCGGAGATTTAAAAGTGCGACTAAAAACACTGTGATCGAGTACATTCAGAGGGTTAAAATTGAGGCTGCAAAGCGAAGTTTCGAATCAAGCAGAAAAAATATTACCGAGGTAATGTTCGATGTAGGTTATACCGACACAAAATCGTTTAGAGATGTTTTCAAGAAAATTACTGGTTTAACACCGATTGAGTACCGGAATAAATACCATAAAGCCGTACCTGTTTTGCAGGTTTAACTGCATCTTCAGAAAAAAAATAAAAAAATTTAAGTTGCACACAATATATTCTATTTACAGCGTTTATGTATGTGAGAGCGTTAATTTAGATGACGGGGATACTGCCTAAGGGTGGAATCCCCGTTTCTTTTTTGTTTGTCATCCTGAGCGTAGTCGAAGGATCTCTTGAAACAGATTTCTCCGTTCCGCTTCACTTCAGTCGAAATGACGGTAAAGAAGCTAAATAATCTATCATTCATTTTAGTCCCATTTGTTCAAATAAAAAAGGGACATTGTTAAAAAATGTCCCTTTTTAAGATATATGATGGAGTTAAGAATTTTAGCTTTGCTTATCAGTAAAATCAACTGGTTTCTTTTCAAAATACTGATCGAAGTTTTGTGCTTTTTTAGGTTTTAAAATTACATACAGTCCTAATCCGATTAATGCCATTGGAATACTAATCCTAAACAGATCAAAATCAAATATGTTTATCGCTCTAAAAGTGAATAAGCCACCAATAATCGTCAATGCCAACCAGCTACTTCCCTTAAAATCTTTACGATAACCCATCCACAACCCTATACCTAACATAATGGTGTGCCATTTCAAAATCCAGTGTGGAACATCTATTCCCGAGTTTCTTAATAAGAATACCGAACCGATAGTGATAATTAAAATGCCTAGACCAAATTGTTTATCTGCGTGATTTTTTTTGATTAAATTTTCCATGACCGTTTGTTTTTATGATTCAAATGTATCACGAATAGCAATGCTGGGGAATGGCTTTTCCCTTAGTTATGTTGTTTTATCGGTGAGTGAAATAAAATTATCGGTAAAAATTTATGGCGATTTAAGAAAAGAAAAAATTATCGGTGAAATAATCAGTTTTGCCACGGAAACACGGAATTAAAACTTAATTTCTTTAACTCCTTTACTAAAAATTAGATCGCCATTTAGAAATTAAAATCACTAAAAAAAATTCTTTTTTCGCAATAAGGGTAAATGAACCAATGATTAATTAACCAGTTAACTAATAGCTATTCAAAAATAATAATATCTGCCCCTTCGCTCATGATTACTTTCGAAGTGATGTTAATGAATAAACCATGGGCCAATAATCCGTTAATTTGATTGAGGTTAGAAGCTAATTTTGCAGGATCATCAATGAGGCCAAAATCAACGTCGATAATCAGGTTTCCATTGTCGGTAATAAATGTTTGGCTTTCTACAGTTCTCAATATGCCCTTTCCACCAAGTTTATTAATTTGATCTAATACATATTGATAGGCTAATGGTATTACTTCGATTGGCACCGTAAAAGCACCCAGCTTTTTTACTTTTTTAGAAGCATCGGTAATGATGATGGCATTTCCACTAAGTGAAGCAATTATCTTCTCTCTAAACAGTGCCCCGCCTCCACCTTTAATCAAATCGAGTGATTCTGTAAATTCATCAGCCCCATCAATACTGATATCAATTTTGCTTAAGCGCCCAAGATCAAGAATTTCGATGCCTAAAGATTTCGCGAGTTCTTCTGTTCGGATGGAACTTGCAGCAGCCTTTATCTTAAGGCCTTCTTTTACTCGTTTACCTAATTCTTTAATGGCAAAAGTTGTGGTAGAACCAGTCCCCAGGCCTACTACATCGCCATCTTTAACAAATTTTACTGCAGCCTGGGCTGCCGCCAGTTTTTCTGCATCTTGTTGGGTTTTATCTATCGTTGCCATAAAGTAAAAATAGGTTTAAATGATAAACATAGCAAAACGAAAAAAAATTGCTGTTGATGCAATCAATCGTTTTAATAGCGTTTATGTATATGAGAGCGTTAATTTAGATGATGGGGATTCTGCAATAGTGGAATCCCCATTTCTTTTTCAGCTATTTTAGCGTCCCAATAAGCGGATCGTCATTGCGAGAAGGCTTCTTCAGCCGACGAAGCAATCTTACAACGATCGCTATTATAGCCAAATAAAATTGCTTCTTAACTCGTAATGATGGAATTTTCTGACAATAGATTTCTCCATTTCGCTGCGCTTCAGTCGAAATGACGACTACCTGCAACGACTCAACACACACAAAATCAAGGCGAAAAAAATCACTCACAATGCAATAAATCGTTTTTATAGCGTTTATGTATATGAGAGCGTTAATTTAGATGATGGGGATTCTGCAATTGTGGAATCCCCATTTCTTTTTTCATGAATTTTTAGCGTCCCCAATAAGCGGATCTTCATTACGAGCAGGCTTCTTCAGCAGGCGAAGCAATCTTACAACGATCGCTGTTATAGCCAAATAAGATTGTTTCGTAACTCGGAATGATGGAATTTCCTGATAATAGATTTCTCCATTTCGCTGCGCTTCATCCGATAGGTATCGGGTCGAAAGGACGACTACACGCAATGACTGAACAGTCACTCACAAATCATGGCAAAAAAAATCACTCACAATACAATAAATCCTATTTACAGCGTTTATGTATATGAGAGCGTTAATTTAGATGATGGGGATTCTGCAATAGTGGAATCCCCATTTCTTTTTCTAATTCTTTTTTTTAAGCATTTTGTCATCCTGAGCGTAGTCGAAGGATCTTTTCATTTAATAGACCCTGAAATAAATCCGATAGCTATCGGATCAGGGTGACGCTTCAATTAAAAATTTCTGCTACACCAATACACTTCATTTTCTTATAAAACAAAAAACGGCTGGTATTTCTACCAACCGTTTCCTAACAATCAACTTATTTATTTAAAGAGTTTATCCAGGCTGCAATTTTTAAAGCTTCTGCTTTGGTTACTTGCGGCATTGGAGGCATTTCTGTTGAGTAACCCGGCCAGTTTTGTGGTTGTGGATTGTGGATCAACTGAAATATTTTCTCCGGTGAATATTTACGTTTTGCAATTTCTACGAAGGGTGGGCCTATCTGCCTTTTGGTTTGATTGTGACAGGCCAGACAAGTGTTTTTAGTCAACAATCCTTCAACCTCTTTAAAGGTAGGTGCTTTAGTAGTAGTTGTAGGCTTAGCCGGAGTTACCGCTCCTTTTGCTTCGGGAGCTTTACCAATAATACCTTTTGGCACTGCCGTTTTTTTAGCAGGAACATTTACCGGTGTTGCCGAGTTTTTGGTACTTACTTCATTGGCAGAAAGTTTATTTCCATCAGGAATCTGGTTCAAGGTGTAATAAGCTACCGGATGAACTAAAGAATAAAAGCCATCCTGAGATCTTAAACCATCTAACGTTAAGGTATGGATATAATATTGGCGTAGGTTTTTCACAATAATTCTGGCTTTTAAACCATCTGCTGAAACTTTAACCCCCGAGATTTTTAATTTTTCGGTATTTACCGGAGGTGATCCATACACAGGGTGATATTTGTAAATAAAGCTTTCCGCGTCATATGAGGCTAAATCTTCGGCCGATTTACGATCAACCGGCATAGTAAACTCCACTTCAAAACCATCAGGCATTGCCCTGACAGCTTTCATTTCGAAAGGGGTTTTGTTGTTGTACACCAATCTTTCTAAACCTTCGTTGGCATCACCCGCCGATCCCCAGCCACGGTTGGTTTCTCCAACAAATAGTGAGCCATCAGTGCCCCACTCTAACCTCAATACTCCTGAACGGAAACCTTTACGGAAAAGGAAAGCTGCACCTTGTTCTTCACCTTTCACCGTCTCCATAAAAATCCTTGAAATAATACTCATTCCCTGATCTCCAACTAAAATCTGACCAGCGAACGGGCCAAATGTATTTGCAGGAATTTTAACAGGTTCGGCAGAAGAAATACCTAAGATACCATAAGGTAACCAAACCGATGGCAAACGTAGTTCAGGGAATACTTTCTTCATTTCGAATAAGGTTTTGAATGTTTCGTTTACCCTATTCTCTGGTTTAATGTACCTTCCTTGTTCGTTTTTAATACGGCGTTCATCCATTTGAGAATAAAAGAAATCTGATTGAAGTTTTACCGGAGAATTAGGCAGGTTTGTCCACCTTAAACTGGCCGGATGCCCCATAAAATCACCTTTGTTTACTTTCCATAAACCACCTGAACCTACCCAGTCGCCCTGGTTTTCGGTATAATAAAACTGACCGTCAATACTTCCAATACCCGCTGGCGAACGGAAACCAGCAGCATAAGGGCTCATTTTACCATCTTCGGTAATGTTCATGGCCCAACCACGCATGGGCACACGGCTTTCTGCACGCCACCATTCTTCATCGCCAAAG
This genomic interval carries:
- a CDS encoding DUF3887 domain-containing protein — translated: MKKSLLFIIALLFTTSAFSQNVIQLFNGANDFFKLLQEEKFKDAHAFFDDTLKTKLTEENLKKLWGDIGTKYGKAESLDAVQSKAQGEFFAVTVEGKFVNGDQNFILGFNKQQKIVGIFLAPSRKTSSYLKPTYVDTSLYQEKSVYIGPAGKQLAAIITTPKNAKNFPVVVFVHGSGPADMDETVGVNKPFKDLAGGLASKGIASVRYVKRTLIYPNEFNKTFTVKEEVLDDATAAIALAKTVVGANPKAVYVFGHSLGGMLAPKIATLTPDLAGIILAAAPARKLTDIIVDQNKYMFDQANDTTAAFKKQLADADVEINKSRISQLGTTIKPDSVILGLPAKYWTDLNAYNQVAVAKSLSKLKIYVLQGGNDFQVGKVDFDLWSAALNKKKNVFLKFYPDLNHLLSSQTEKGTMAQYQAAVSVSETLVNDLALWIKAK
- a CDS encoding DoxX family protein, whose amino-acid sequence is MKKLKTWYWIATIIFALMMIMDGIGGITQQEAGKEVLKHLGYPIYLLIIVGIAKLLGAVSILQNKYTAIKEWAYAGFAINFIGAFASRAFVGDRVSLLIPPLVALVIMFIPYILWKKIKANVKNS
- a CDS encoding YihY/virulence factor BrkB family protein → MEKRKITLKGIWGVLKASFTGFNDHKVTKLSGSLAYYTVFSMAPLLVVIISLCGIFLGREMAEGQVYAQLEGFLGRESAISLQQLIKNAYLDGKSTIALIIGIITLLIGATTVFGDIQDSINTIWGLKPKPKRGWVKLLQNRFLSFSVIISLGFVLLVSLAVTSVLDAFSNRLQARFAEVSVIVFYIVNQIVTLAVISLIFGVIFKVLPDAIIKWRDVIAGAIVTAVLFMIGKFAISIYIGQSNVGSTYGATGSLVVVLLWTYYSSIILYFGAEFTKAYAVAFGSEIYPSHYAVTTKEIEVEMDGKSIQDNHPEIMEEVKKE
- a CDS encoding LiaI-LiaF-like domain-containing protein; the protein is MENLIKKNHADKQFGLGILIITIGSVFLLRNSGIDVPHWILKWHTIMLGIGLWMGYRKDFKGSSWLALTIIGGLFTFRAINIFDFDLFRISIPMALIGLGLYVILKPKKAQNFDQYFEKKPVDFTDKQS
- the rpiA gene encoding ribose-5-phosphate isomerase RpiA, whose amino-acid sequence is MATIDKTQQDAEKLAAAQAAVKFVKDGDVVGLGTGSTTTFAIKELGKRVKEGLKIKAAASSIRTEELAKSLGIEILDLGRLSKIDISIDGADEFTESLDLIKGGGGALFREKIIASLSGNAIIITDASKKVKKLGAFTVPIEVIPLAYQYVLDQINKLGGKGILRTVESQTFITDNGNLIIDVDFGLIDDPAKLASNLNQINGLLAHGLFINITSKVIMSEGADIIIFE
- a CDS encoding VOC family protein, with translation MASINSYLTFNGNCREAMTFYQDCLGGELILETIGESAFAEKMPNIIRRSVMHAVLVKDEMVIMGTDMVEERGLVKGNSVAMMLNCNSEEEAKAFYHKLSVGGRASHLLQETFWGALLGDLTDRFGNNWLINYDKNR
- a CDS encoding GlxA family transcriptional regulator encodes the protein MKHVSILIPETAVIEAIADPRYLFTAVNEFLQASGKLSLFKVELVGMTKEVRLNNSLFSVHADKLLHEVEHTDLIFVPAISGNIGYAMEANQDLLPWIIKQHAKGAEVASLCLGAFILASTGLLNGRKCSTHWLFANQFREMFPEVELVDGSIITDAQGLYSSGGANSYWNLLLYLVEKHTDRDTAILAAKYFAIDIDRESQLAFMMFQGQKGHEDAKIKKAQEFIDGNYQERITVDQLADMLALGRRSFERRFKSATKNTVIEYIQRVKIEAAKRSFESSRKNITEVMFDVGYTDTKSFRDVFKKITGLTPIEYRNKYHKAVPVLQV